One genomic window of Solanum dulcamara chromosome 10, daSolDulc1.2, whole genome shotgun sequence includes the following:
- the LOC129904957 gene encoding BTB/POZ domain-containing protein At4g30940-like, whose translation MESHKNRVKLNVGGKKFETTATTLLGAGRNSFFGAMFDENWNLHSDGPITEHFIDRNPDYFGVLLDLLRTGELYIPQNIDKKILYREAAYYGILDNVRSAECDTFDGNRLRLVKSITVFPSGGGKVTPAIRASLDGWCCVAQGSMVHVYDWMLEEHPTISLDYHKVNDVCWVNSESIVVSFDEDLANGGMGLFSASNGELKYKFQVTDYMKGLGPSNYINSAIDFSSDYKLFSSWESTTSYGHRIGVWDIVTGKLMDFLCCPPDCSRKNATRLQWLHDTNCVMAVYSHPKNDICLFDIRQRNMVWTLDRDRKKQYLADIEDAIAIEESSSICVVDWNECLSFMDLRSTDRSVNWRKSTKGVAPSHFRVNIKTCYPKLAYHKGQLFSSMEDRISVYCGSNWIVTSEFRQSHGGSICDFSIGGDRLFALRKEENVIHLWETPRPPII comes from the coding sequence ATGGAAAGCCACAAAAACAGAGTTAAACTCAATGTTGGTGGAAAAAAGTTTGAAACTACGGCCACAACCTTATTGGGTGCTGGAAGGAATTCATTCTTTGGAGCCATGTTTGATGAGAATTGGAACCTGCATTCCGATGGGCCGATCACTGAACACTTCATCGATAGAAATCCTGATTATTTTGGTGTCCTTTTGGACTTACTCAGAACAGGGGAGCTTTATATTCCTCAAAATATCGATAAGAAGATCCTATACAGAGAGGCCGCGTATTATGGCATTTTGGATAACGTTAGGTCAGCTGAGTGTGATACATTTGATGGAAATAGACTCCGGCTGGTAAAGTCCATAACGGTCTTTCCATCAGGGGGTGGTAAGGTCACACCAGCCATTCGGGCCAGTCTGGATGGCTGGTGCTGTGTGGCTCAGGGTAGTATGGTTCATGTGTATGACTGGATGCTTGAAGAACACCCTACAATCAGTCTTGATTACCATAAGGTGAACGATGTTTGTTGGGTTAACTCCGAAAGTATTGTTGTTAGCTTTGATGAAGATCTAGCTAATGGAGGCATGGGGTTATTCAGTGCATCCAATGGGGAATTGAAGTACAAATTTCAGGTTACTGATTATATGAAAGGTTTAGGTCCAAGTAATTACATAAATAGTGCAATAGATTTTAGCTCGGATTACAAGCTGTTCTCGAGTTGGGAAAGCACTACTAGTTATGGCCATAGAATTGGCGTTTGGGATATAGTCACGGGTAAGCTGATGGATTTCCTATGTTGTCCACCTGATTGCTCGCGTAAAAATGCTACCAGGCTGCAATGGTTACATGATACCAACTGTGTGATGGCTGTTTATTCCCATCCAAAGAATGATATCTGCTTGTTTGACATTAGACAAAGAAATATGGTTTGGACATTGGATAGGGATCGCAAGAAGCAGTACCTTGCTGATATTGAAGATGCAATCGCGATAGAGGAGAGTAGTTCGATTTGTGTAGTAGATTGGAATGAGTGTTTGAGTTTCATGGATTTGAGGAGTACTGATCGGAGTGTAAATTGGAGAAAATCTACCAAGGGTGTTGCCCCTTCCCATTTTCGTGTGAATATAAAAACTTGTTATCCCAAATTGGCATATCACAAGGGGCAACTGTTTTCATCAATGGAAGATAGAATTTCAGTTTATTGTGGTTCTAATTGGATCGTAACATCAGAGTTTCGACAGAGTCATGGTGGTTCAATTTGTGATTTTTCAATTGGTGGTGACCGTCTTTTTGCTCTCcgtaaagaagaaaatgttatcCATCTATGGGAGACCCCTCGTCCACCAATTATATGA